Proteins from a genomic interval of Rhipicephalus microplus isolate Deutch F79 chromosome 6, USDA_Rmic, whole genome shotgun sequence:
- the LOC119167627 gene encoding uncharacterized protein LOC119167627: MIEKAVDKTMQRLATTPSRLLPKVKCSLETNLRILSKKKAGIGSFSAPTSGRRYPSPPLGADIGSRATHTLRTQPLDAGVGSRQPHLLERLSSARFTEDVQSPSRVLYHLRGAGASAGDARSTCHEAEEIGQDRNHRRRPGSKGDPGSRRIRPSRPPHPPRALRCPRSHSSSRLAWRVARRVARWMARWLVIRPLRMCRDRGLEHGRVCLTARRFPCRLKTKRGTSALKRDEPQACSSTDFEFNGSSG; this comes from the exons CTCGGCTGCTGCCGAAAGTGAAATGCAGTTTGGAAACAAATTTGCGTATattatcgaaaaaaaaagcaggcatcGGTTCATTTTCCGCCCCTACGTCGGGTCGGCGATATCCCTCTCCGCCGCTGGGCGCCGATATAGGGAGCCGAGCGACGCACACACTCCGCACACAGCCACTGGACGCCGGTGTAGGATCCCGTCAGCCGCATCTCCTCGAACG GCTTAGTTCAGCCCGCTTCACTGAAGATGTTCAGTCGCCGAGTCGCGTTCTCTATCATCTGCGTGGCGCTGGTGCTAGTGCTGGGGACGCAAGAAGCACATGCCACGAAGCTGAAGAAATTGGCCAAGATCGCAATCATCGGCGCCGCCCTGGGTCCAAGGGTGATCCCGGTTCCCGTCGCATACGG CCATCACGCCCACCACACCCACCACGCGCACTACGCTGCCCCCGCTCCCATTCCTCTTCACGGCTGGCATGGCGGGTGGCACGGCGGGTGGCACGCTGGATGGCAAGGTGGCTGGTGATAAGACCCCTGCGAATGTGTCGCGACAGAGGCTTGGAGCACGGCAGG GTCTGTCTTACAGCCAGGAGGTTTCCATGCCGACTCAAAACGAAACGTGGGACTTCCGCTCTTAAGCGTGACGAACCACAAGCGTGTTCGTCGACGGACTTCGAGTTCAACGGAAGCAGCGGCTAG